The following proteins are co-located in the Paralichthys olivaceus isolate ysfri-2021 chromosome 2, ASM2471397v2, whole genome shotgun sequence genome:
- the LOC138411443 gene encoding uncharacterized protein, whose amino-acid sequence MLMDENINSLPDMVEFLSAELKKESIQCLQLKDRLQKQADAHLQQFMIWKQSLQEANSCHLEDKEGSTATNLEPKAEEDLWREMTKLSIRMETVAEHIRSLAEKKQDNSAKLQKQRTQIPELKHQQQKENIAHQEDLQAVKCSNIDRNAQQLLELESLKATNLEFVTELKAEKELSQNLKSKMIKLSTMLEAETEKNKSLTKEKENLSAELQMEWAQTKELKFQLQKQNNALQEELQAVKQSNKERNALKLQELESLKFTTLELVNKLKMKDKINQDLQRQSVKLYISLEAETEKNKSLTKEREDLSAKLQM is encoded by the coding sequence ATGCTAATGGATGAAAATATCAATTCTCTGCCAGACATGGTTGAATTTCTCTCTGCTGAGCTGAAAAAAGAATCCATCCAATGTCTCCAACTGAAAGACAGGTTGCAAAAACAAGCAGATGCCCATCTGCAACAATTTATGATATGGAAACAGTCCCTTCAAGAGGCTAATAGTTGCCACTTGGAGGACAAGGAAGGCAGTACAGCAACCAACCTTGAGCCTAAAGCTGAGGAAGACCTCTGGAGAGAAATGACCAAGCTCTCTATTAGAATGGAAACAGTGGCAGAACACATCAGGTCTCTGGCAGAAAAGAAACAGGATAATTCTGCTAAATTGCAGAAGCAGCGAACCCAGATACCGGAGCtgaaacatcagcagcagaaagaaaacatcgCTCATCAGGAGGATCTTCAGGCAGTGAAATGTTCCAATATTGACAGAAACGCTCAGCAACTGCTGGAACTGGAGAGCTTGAAAGCAACCAACCTAGAGTTTGTCACCGAACTTAAAGCTGAAAAAGAGCTCAGTCAGAATCTTAAGAGCAAAATGATCAAGCTCTCCACCATGCttgaggcagagacagaaaagaacaaGTCTCtgacaaaagagaaagagaatctTTCTGCTGAGCTGCAGATGGAGTGGGCCCAGACAAAGGAGCTGAAatttcagctgcagaaacaaaacaacgCTCTTCAGGAGGAGCTTCAGGCAGTGAAACAGTCCAACAAAGAGAGAAATGCTCTGAAACTGCAGGAATTGGAGAGCTTGAAATTTACCACCCTTGAGCTTGTCAACAAACTTAAAATGAAGGATAAGATCAATCAGGACCTCCAGAGACAATCTGTCAAACTCTATATAAGCCTGGAGGCAGAGACTGAAAAGAACAAATCTCTgacaaaagagagggaggatcTTTCTGCCAAGCTGCAGATGTAG